ACCGATAACGCCTTCATCGAGAAAGATCAGCTGGTCGGAAACCTCGCGAGCGAAAGCCATTTCGTGAGTCACCATCAGCATGGTGCGGCCTTCATCGGCGAGGTCACGGATCACACCGAGCACTTCGTTGACACGCTCGGGGTCCAGTGCCGAGGTTGGTTCATCGAACAGCAACACACTGGGTTCCATGGCCAGCGCTCGAGCAATCGCCACTCGCTGCTGCTGTCCGCCGGAGAGGAAGGCGGGGTAGCTGTCAGCGCGTTCGGCCATTCCTACGCGTTCGAGATAATGAAGAGCGAGCTTGTTGGCCTGCTGTCGCGACATTCCCTTGACGCGAATCGGCGGTTCACTGACGTTGCCGAGTACCGTCAGGTGCGGCCAGAGATTGAACTGCTGGAAGACCATGGTGGCCCTCGAGCGTAGGCGTTGTATTTGGATACGGCTGAGGCCCTGGCTGGTGGCCTGGGGGTTGCGGTCGAAGCAGATACGCTCATCCGCAATCGCCAGCTCACCCTGGTCAGGGCGTTCCAGCAGATTCATACAACGCAGTAGAGTACTTTTTCCTGATCCACTGGCACCGATGATGGTAGTGACCGTGCCTTCGTCAACCGTGAAGGAGACATCGCGCAGCACGGAGAGTTGGCCATAGTTCTTGACTAGATGACGCGCTTCGACGGCGGGTGTCGGGCGCGTATCCGGCGCGTTGGATGCATTCACTAAGTGGGATGCATCCGTGGAGTTGGACTTGTCCGTGGGATTGGCAATCGGCGATGGAGTCATAGGCACTCGGAGCTGGTGGAAAGGCATGCCTCGGCGCACTGCCGCAGGCGGAGACTGGCCTGGGTTAGACGCTCGGGCGATTGAGTCAGACTGAGGCGGATAAAGCCTGCCGCGGAGGGACCAAAGGCCTCTCCCGAGAGTGCCGAAATCCCATGCTCATCAAGCAGGCGATCGGCAAACTCGGCAGAGCTGAGACCGGTGCGGCGAATATCGACCATCACGAACATTCCTGCATCTGGGCAGATGGCTGTCACGGCATCGCTGTGTGCCAGGGCCTGGCAAACGGCATCACGGCGCTGGCGATAGGCATCGCGCATGACCTCGAGTTCGCCATGATCACCCTTCAGTGCGGCGATGCCGGCATCCTGAATGAAGTCGGGGCAGCCATACAGCATACACAGGGCGAGGTTGCTGAGGTGGCCGATAAGTGCTGGTGGGGCCATCACCCAGCCGAGGCGCCAGCCGGTCATGGCGTGGGACTTCGACAGACTGCTGATCACCACGGTGCGGTCTTCAATTCCGGCCAGTGACGCGGCGCAGGTGTGGCTGCCGTCGAAAACGAGATCGGCGTAGACCTCATCGGAGATCAGCCACAGGTCGTGTGCTCGGCATAGCTCGGCAATCGTCTGCCACTGTTCCGGCCCGATGCTGGTACCCGTCGGGTTATGCGGGCTGTTGAGCAGAATCGCGCGCGTTTTGGGCGTAATCGCGGCGGTGATGTCGGCAACATCGAGTTGAAAGCCGTTGTCGGCGCGCAGCGGCACCTGAACCAGGCTGGCGCCGGTTGACTGGATCACGGCCTCGTAGGTCACATAGCCGGGTTCCGGCACGATCACTTCGTCCTCAGGGTCCAGCAGACACTGTGCGGTGGCGTAGAGCCCACATTGGGCACCGGCGAGGACGATCAGTTGATCCGCGGAGGCGTCGACATCGTACTTTCGGTAGTGGTCGACGATGGCCTCGCGCAGTGCCTGCTTGCCCTGAACATCGGCGTAGTGAGTGTTCCCCGCATACAGGCTGTCACGGGCAGCATCCATGATGCGTGCCGGGGTAGTGAAGTCCGGGTCTCCCACCGAGAGCACCGTGATATCGTCACCGGCCTGTTGGCGCGCCATGGCGCGATAATGAATGTTCCAGGCGGCGGCGCCTTCGCCAGCGATTCTGGCGGTCAGTTGCGATACCTTCATGGATTCCTCTTCTGTTCCGACGACAGCGTGTTCGGTTGACTGCATCGCACGGGATCGAGGGATGCCTGCCAGCGGGCAGCATCGACTTCGATCACCAACACGTTGTCGCTGTCATGCAGTTGTTTCAGGGCGCTGGCGAGTTGGGATGGCGTGCCGACATCGATATGTCGGCAGCCAAAACCTTCGGCCACCGCGGTGAAATTCGGTGCCTTCAGGTTGACACCGAGGTGGGCGACGCCGTCAGCGCTCATGTAGCGGCGAATCTCGTCGTAGCCATCGTTGTTCCAGATCACCAGTGCCAGCGGCCTGCCCAGATCCCTCGCTGTACCAAGCTCTCCCAGTACGAATTGCAGGCCACCGTCACCGACCAGCGCCACCACGGGGGATTGCGGCTGAGCGATGGCGGCACCGAGAGCGGCCGGCAGAGCATAGCCGAGGGTGCCGAAGCCGGTAGCGGCGTTGAACCAACGGCGCGGCGCATTACGTCGTGCGATCATGTTGCCGGCGTATACCGGTCCAGTGGAGTCGCCGACGATGATCGCTTCGGGAAGAATCTCGTCAAAGGTGTCAAACAGCGGGACATACTGGGCCAGATCGGGATCCTGTTCCAGTGCCATGACCTCGCGAACAGCGTCGCTCCGTTGCCGGCCATGGCGCTGTTGTGCAGTGACCTGTTCCGCCAGCGCAGTGGCCGCAAGTCCGATATCAGAGACGATCGCCAGGTCAGCGGCATGGTTGCGAGCCAGTTGACGAGCGTCGATATCGACACGTACCAGTTTGCCTTCGACATGGAAGCCATCATCGAAGACCAGGTCGTAGTCGGTTTCACCCAGTTCGGTGCCCAGCGCCAGTACCACATCCGCATCGCGAATCAGCTCGCGGCAGGCGGAGTGGCTTGCGTTGGCGCCGAGATCCAGGGGATGGCTGTTGCCGAGGATGCCGCGCGCATTGATGGTGGTCAGCACCGGAGCATCGAGGCGTTCGACGAGCGATTGCACGGCCTCAGGCGCTGCGACGGCGCCACCTCCGATCAGCAGGAGTGGCCGGCTGGCTTCATTGAGCCATTGCTGCGCCTGGCGGATGGCAGCAGGGGCAGGACCTGGAGGATGAAACGCAGCAATGCGCGGTGCCGCCTTGCTGGAGACCTCGGCGGCCATCACGTCCAGCGGTATCTCGATATGCACCGGGCCGGGACGAGCACCGCGCAGCACGGCAAACGCCTGGCCCATGACCTCGGCAAGATTGTCGGCATCGAGCAGGGTATGGCTGAAGCGACTGACGCCGGCCAGAGTCTGTTGCTGGCTGGGCATCTCATGCAGGTGACCGTGGCCCAGTCCCAGTTGGTGACGCGCGTTGACACTGGAAATCACCAGCATGGGGATGGAGTCCGCCAATGCCTGGCCCATGGCCGTGGCGATATTGGTCATGCCCGGTCCGGTGATGATGAAGCATGCTGCAGGACGGCCGCTGGATCGGGCGTAGCCATCCGCCATGAAGCCGGCACCCTGTTCGTGACGCGGCGTGTAATGCTGAAGCGGACTATCGGCCAGCTCGCGGTAGAGCTCGATGGTGTGCACACCGGGGATTCCGAAGGCAGTGTCGACGCCGTAGGCATCAAGCAACTGGATCAACTGTTGGGCACAGGTGGTCATGCTCCGGACTCCTCAGGGTTGGACGCTGCAGATGCCGCGTCTGAACTGGAAGCAGGGTCTGAACTGGAAGCAGAGCCAGCGACGCTGACGGTCGGCAGGCCGCCGAAGGGCGCCCGTCCGAGGACACGCTCGACCATGGGAATGAAATCTTCCAACGCCAGGGTGTCGTAGTCGGGATCAAAGCTGGTTTGATCCCATTCGTCGCAGAAGCGCACGGTGCGTTCGTAGGCAGGGTGGTCACTCCAGGCGTCCCGAGCGTGCCGATCCTGTCCATAGAACTGCCGATAGTGATAGCCCTGAAAGAGCTCGTGATGGCGAATCATCCAGGCATTGAGCGGGTCGATGAACGGTTCGAGTATCGCCGCCGCAATCTCCGCATGGTTGGCTGGCGCCAGGTCATCGCCGATGTCATGCAACAGCGCGCAGACCACGGTTTCCTCATCGGCACCGGCACGTAGCGCACGGGTAGCTGTCTGCAGGCTGTGCTCGTAACGATCGACTGGGTAGCCGTGATGATCTCCACGCAGGCGTTCAAGGTGTAGCAACACCCGACGGCTGGCGTCAGCCTGAAAACGATGAAAATGCTGGTCGATCACGGCCCAGTCGCTGTGACGGCTTTCATCGAAGCGGCGAAAACTCGCCTGTGCAAGAGGTCTTGTCGATGATGACTCGGCACTCATGCCACGACTCCCTGATGGTTTGTATTCAACTGGTCGCGTAGCCATTGGCGGCGGCTCTGGGTGCTGTCGCGGTCGACATATCCCTGGCGCAGGTGGCGGACGCCTCCAGAAAGCTGGAAGGATGTGCGGCCATGCAGCAGGCGGTAGTTGTCCATAATCAGCATCTGGCCGGGGTTCAGCTTCAGCTTCAGCGTCAATTCGTCGCTGGTGATCAGGCGATAGAAGGACTGGCGTGCCGCGTAGTAATCGCGAAGTTGCTCACTGGGCAGTGCCGCCACGCGCTCCGTGCGGTTGTTGTAGCGCACACGCACCACCTTGTTGTTGCCGTCGGTTTCGATCAGCGGCCCCGAGCTGTCCAGTCGTGTGCCGTCGTCGTGGTAGCGAAAGTCGGGACGCACCCGAGTCAGGCAATCGAAGGCCTGAGGGTCTTCCACACGCAGTCGGCGCGCGGCCTCGAAACCGTCGACGAGCGTGCTGTCACCGCCGTCGGCAGCATTGGTAAGGCAATGCAACCAGATAAAGCCCGGGATGGGGTCGCGATAGGGGTTGTCGGTGTGCGGCTCCAGTCCTCGCTGGGTCATGGTCAGGTCATAGGCATCTGCCACCGAGCGGACGTCGGCGATGCCGCCCCAGTTGGTTTGACGCAGCGGACCGATACGATCGATCAATGGCTGCATACCATCGACCTCGCAGGGAACGTCATCGACCCTCACAAAGCCATAGCGATGTAGCGCTTCCAGCATCGCCAGCAGAGCTTGATCGTCGGCCATGGCCGCCGTGAAGCTCGCTTGTGGCACGCTCTCCAGGTTGGCATCCCACAGACTGATATCTTCCCCGGTGTGAAGGGCATGGGACTGGTGCAGATCTTCGATCAGGAAGCTGGCGGTGTGGCCATCACTGAAGCCCAGAACCAGCGACCCATTGTTGGTCTCCAGCGTGGTGATACTTAGGTCCAGCGGCAATTCAGCAGCTTCAATCAAGCGTTGGCCGGTCAGAGGGTCCAGAGTGTCAGCGTCAGGGGCGCGTTCACGGAGCCAAAGGGCATCAAACAGCAGATCGCCACTCGGACTGGTCAGGGATAACTGGCGCCCGGCATCGATCAGGCGTGGTGAGGCTTGGGAGCTCATCAGGCATTGCTCTCCGCGGTTGGCTCTGTTGTTGAAGTAGAACCGTTGAAGTTGAACAGTTGAACAAGTGATGGTGCCGCAAGTGAGCGCTGGCGCATCGTGCGGCAAGGTATTGCTGTGGCACGGTCCGGTGCCGGGTAGAACTCGTCAGTACAGGGTCTTGTCGTTGTGAAGACTCTTATCATTGCTGTATTGGCTGCTGTGCTGACTCGTTTACCTTACCCTCGCTAATTGGTTATGATTTGATGAAATTCGCCATA
This Halomonas huangheensis DNA region includes the following protein-coding sequences:
- a CDS encoding amino acid ABC transporter ATP-binding protein translates to MTPSPIANPTDKSNSTDASHLVNASNAPDTRPTPAVEARHLVKNYGQLSVLRDVSFTVDEGTVTTIIGASGSGKSTLLRCMNLLERPDQGELAIADERICFDRNPQATSQGLSRIQIQRLRSRATMVFQQFNLWPHLTVLGNVSEPPIRVKGMSRQQANKLALHYLERVGMAERADSYPAFLSGGQQQRVAIARALAMEPSVLLFDEPTSALDPERVNEVLGVIRDLADEGRTMLMVTHEMAFAREVSDQLIFLDEGVIGAAGTPEQVFHSSNTRCRRFIAPAA
- a CDS encoding pyridoxal phosphate-dependent aminotransferase; the encoded protein is MKVSQLTARIAGEGAAAWNIHYRAMARQQAGDDITVLSVGDPDFTTPARIMDAARDSLYAGNTHYADVQGKQALREAIVDHYRKYDVDASADQLIVLAGAQCGLYATAQCLLDPEDEVIVPEPGYVTYEAVIQSTGASLVQVPLRADNGFQLDVADITAAITPKTRAILLNSPHNPTGTSIGPEQWQTIAELCRAHDLWLISDEVYADLVFDGSHTCAASLAGIEDRTVVISSLSKSHAMTGWRLGWVMAPPALIGHLSNLALCMLYGCPDFIQDAGIAALKGDHGELEVMRDAYRQRRDAVCQALAHSDAVTAICPDAGMFVMVDIRRTGLSSAEFADRLLDEHGISALSGEAFGPSAAGFIRLSLTQSPERLTQASLRLRQCAEACLSTSSECL
- a CDS encoding 5-guanidino-2-oxopentanoate decarboxylase — encoded protein: MTTCAQQLIQLLDAYGVDTAFGIPGVHTIELYRELADSPLQHYTPRHEQGAGFMADGYARSSGRPAACFIITGPGMTNIATAMGQALADSIPMLVISSVNARHQLGLGHGHLHEMPSQQQTLAGVSRFSHTLLDADNLAEVMGQAFAVLRGARPGPVHIEIPLDVMAAEVSSKAAPRIAAFHPPGPAPAAIRQAQQWLNEASRPLLLIGGGAVAAPEAVQSLVERLDAPVLTTINARGILGNSHPLDLGANASHSACRELIRDADVVLALGTELGETDYDLVFDDGFHVEGKLVRVDIDARQLARNHAADLAIVSDIGLAATALAEQVTAQQRHGRQRSDAVREVMALEQDPDLAQYVPLFDTFDEILPEAIIVGDSTGPVYAGNMIARRNAPRRWFNAATGFGTLGYALPAALGAAIAQPQSPVVALVGDGGLQFVLGELGTARDLGRPLALVIWNNDGYDEIRRYMSADGVAHLGVNLKAPNFTAVAEGFGCRHIDVGTPSQLASALKQLHDSDNVLVIEVDAARWQASLDPVRCSQPNTLSSEQKRNP
- a CDS encoding HD domain-containing protein — translated: MSAESSSTRPLAQASFRRFDESRHSDWAVIDQHFHRFQADASRRVLLHLERLRGDHHGYPVDRYEHSLQTATRALRAGADEETVVCALLHDIGDDLAPANHAEIAAAILEPFIDPLNAWMIRHHELFQGYHYRQFYGQDRHARDAWSDHPAYERTVRFCDEWDQTSFDPDYDTLALEDFIPMVERVLGRAPFGGLPTVSVAGSASSSDPASSSDAASAASNPEESGA
- a CDS encoding TauD/TfdA family dioxygenase codes for the protein MSSQASPRLIDAGRQLSLTSPSGDLLFDALWLRERAPDADTLDPLTGQRLIEAAELPLDLSITTLETNNGSLVLGFSDGHTASFLIEDLHQSHALHTGEDISLWDANLESVPQASFTAAMADDQALLAMLEALHRYGFVRVDDVPCEVDGMQPLIDRIGPLRQTNWGGIADVRSVADAYDLTMTQRGLEPHTDNPYRDPIPGFIWLHCLTNAADGGDSTLVDGFEAARRLRVEDPQAFDCLTRVRPDFRYHDDGTRLDSSGPLIETDGNNKVVRVRYNNRTERVAALPSEQLRDYYAARQSFYRLITSDELTLKLKLNPGQMLIMDNYRLLHGRTSFQLSGGVRHLRQGYVDRDSTQSRRQWLRDQLNTNHQGVVA